The following proteins are co-located in the Desulfatitalea tepidiphila genome:
- the topA gene encoding type I DNA topoisomerase — MSSKPLVVVESPTKIRTIKKYLGNNFNVAATVGHIKDLPAKEIGIDIDNNFKPLYRSIPGKQKVISALKAAAGEADDIYLAPDPDREGEAIAWHAAEVLKKKGRRFHRVLFHELTQNGILKAISHPEELNKDKYEAQQTRRILDRLVGYQVSPLLWKKVKGNLSAGRVQSVAVRIICEREKAIQEFIPQEYWSITALLEGQTPPSFEAKLVKKKGEKLEIADEAAATAIVEELKTARYQVAKVVKKTVRRNPQPPFTTSKLQQEAIRKLRFSAKKTMLIAQQLYEGIDLGPGEPVGLITYMRTDSTRIAAEAAQEAIDWVRQAHGNDYALQEPRNFGNRNKVQDAHEAIRPTSVNHTPESLAKYLSKDQLALYQMIWRRFVASQMTPAQIDQNTISIAAGDYTFTVTGSSVKFPGFMTVYQTVDEEAENSRKQQPLPPLTEGDELDLRQILPKQHFTQPPPRFTEASLVKELEENGIGRPSTYAAILSTIRDKGYVELIKGYFHPSELGLIVNDLLVLSFPEIFNVEFTARMEDNLDRVETAELDAVSVLSDFYGPFKQKLTEADARMLSVKGVGIPTDIDCPQCKRHKLHIKVGRNGHFLACSGYPECTYSRDYVRDERGHIQPVEPNHEAATDKVCPKCGKPMVVKRGKYGEFLACSGFPECNHTESINGGFNGKSTGVKCPEPGCTGQIVEKKSKRGKVFYGCDRYPACTFASWDKPVDKPCPACGSPYLVEKTTKRDGTFLCCVNRECGYKEHV, encoded by the coding sequence GTGTCTTCAAAACCACTTGTCGTTGTTGAGTCTCCAACGAAAATTCGCACCATCAAAAAATATCTGGGCAATAATTTCAACGTGGCTGCCACCGTGGGCCACATCAAGGATTTGCCGGCCAAAGAGATCGGTATCGATATCGATAACAATTTCAAGCCGCTTTATCGGAGCATTCCCGGTAAACAGAAGGTGATCTCGGCGCTCAAGGCAGCGGCCGGCGAAGCCGATGACATCTACCTGGCACCCGACCCGGACCGGGAGGGAGAGGCGATCGCCTGGCATGCGGCCGAAGTGCTCAAAAAAAAGGGCCGCCGGTTTCATCGGGTCCTCTTTCACGAATTGACCCAAAACGGGATCCTCAAGGCCATTTCCCATCCTGAAGAGTTGAACAAGGATAAATACGAGGCGCAGCAGACGCGGCGGATTCTCGATCGCCTGGTTGGCTACCAGGTATCTCCGCTGCTGTGGAAAAAGGTCAAAGGCAACCTCAGTGCCGGCAGGGTCCAGTCCGTTGCGGTGCGCATCATCTGCGAACGCGAAAAGGCCATTCAGGAGTTTATTCCGCAAGAGTACTGGTCGATCACGGCCCTGCTCGAGGGTCAAACACCCCCTTCCTTTGAAGCCAAGCTGGTCAAAAAGAAGGGTGAGAAACTCGAGATCGCAGATGAGGCGGCGGCCACGGCTATCGTCGAGGAATTGAAAACGGCGCGGTACCAGGTGGCTAAGGTGGTCAAGAAAACGGTGCGCCGCAATCCACAGCCGCCGTTTACCACCAGCAAGCTGCAACAGGAAGCGATCCGCAAGTTGCGTTTTTCCGCCAAAAAAACCATGCTCATCGCCCAGCAGCTCTATGAAGGCATCGACCTGGGGCCGGGCGAACCGGTCGGCTTGATCACCTATATGCGCACCGACTCCACCCGCATTGCGGCCGAGGCGGCCCAGGAAGCCATCGATTGGGTGCGCCAGGCCCACGGCAACGATTATGCGCTGCAGGAGCCGCGCAACTTCGGCAACCGGAACAAAGTCCAGGACGCCCATGAAGCCATCCGCCCCACTTCGGTGAACCATACGCCCGAATCACTGGCCAAATATCTGAGCAAGGATCAGCTGGCGCTGTACCAGATGATCTGGCGGCGCTTCGTGGCCTCCCAGATGACGCCTGCCCAGATCGATCAAAACACCATCTCCATCGCCGCCGGCGACTACACCTTTACGGTCACAGGATCGTCGGTCAAATTTCCCGGGTTCATGACCGTTTACCAGACCGTCGACGAAGAGGCCGAAAACAGCCGAAAACAACAGCCCCTGCCGCCTTTGACCGAGGGGGATGAGCTCGATTTGAGGCAAATTCTGCCCAAACAGCATTTTACCCAGCCGCCGCCGCGGTTTACCGAAGCCTCACTGGTCAAGGAGTTGGAAGAAAACGGCATCGGCCGGCCGAGCACCTATGCGGCCATCTTGTCCACCATTCGCGACAAAGGTTATGTGGAGCTGATCAAGGGATACTTTCATCCGAGCGAACTGGGACTCATCGTCAATGATTTGCTGGTGCTCAGTTTTCCAGAGATCTTCAATGTGGAATTCACGGCCCGAATGGAAGACAACCTGGATCGCGTGGAGACGGCTGAACTGGACGCGGTCAGTGTCCTGAGCGATTTCTACGGGCCCTTCAAGCAGAAACTCACCGAGGCCGATGCGCGGATGCTCAGCGTCAAAGGCGTCGGCATTCCCACGGATATCGACTGCCCTCAGTGCAAGCGTCACAAGCTGCACATCAAGGTCGGCCGCAACGGGCATTTTCTGGCCTGCAGCGGCTATCCGGAGTGCACCTACTCACGAGATTACGTACGCGACGAACGCGGACATATCCAACCGGTCGAACCCAACCATGAAGCCGCCACCGATAAAGTCTGCCCCAAGTGCGGGAAACCCATGGTAGTCAAAAGAGGCAAATACGGTGAATTCCTGGCCTGCAGCGGATTCCCGGAATGCAATCACACCGAATCGATCAACGGCGGTTTCAATGGCAAAAGCACCGGCGTAAAGTGCCCGGAACCGGGGTGCACGGGACAGATCGTCGAAAAAAAATCGAAACGCGGAAAGGTGTTTTACGGCTGCGACCGCTATCCCGCATGTACCTTTGCCAGCTGGGACAAACCCGTCGACAAGCCCTGCCCGGCCTGCGGCAGCCCCTATCTCGTAGAAAAAACGACCAAGCGCGACGGCACCTTTTTATGTTGTGTAAACCGGGAATGCGGCTACAAGGAGCATGTGTAA
- the dprA gene encoding DNA-processing protein DprA, with product MNDIVPWLTLKSVPGVGNLLINRLLKSFESPEKVLKAPTGALTRVPGITPRIAEAIRRQRPPDTVMRDIDQVYKKGYTFVTCQDEDYPPLLRHIPDPPPLLYVYGRLSQLQYPLSVVGSRRATPYGRNTARSLCRQLAESGANIVSGMALGIDTAAHEGALEAGGVTVAVLGSGLNHIYPAQNRELFHRIAEHGAVVTEFSMDAIPDAHHFPMRNRIISGMSLGTVVVEAARRSGSLITARLAAEQGREVFAVPGNIHSAMARGTHDLIKQGAKLVETANDIIEEIAPQLAVGHEPQQTRQPVGLSELEHRVFEAIGVDPVHIDDLARDLGQAMAPLTSILSQLELKGLVCQEPGKHFVRHADYCDS from the coding sequence ATGAACGATATCGTCCCCTGGCTGACGCTCAAGAGTGTTCCGGGCGTCGGGAACCTGCTCATCAACCGGTTGCTCAAGAGCTTCGAATCGCCGGAAAAGGTATTGAAGGCTCCTACCGGCGCGTTGACCCGAGTGCCGGGCATCACCCCCAGAATCGCTGAGGCCATCCGACGGCAGCGCCCACCGGATACGGTGATGCGCGACATCGATCAGGTCTATAAAAAGGGGTACACGTTCGTGACCTGCCAGGACGAGGACTACCCTCCCTTGCTCCGGCACATCCCGGATCCGCCGCCTCTCCTTTACGTTTACGGCCGGTTGAGCCAGCTCCAGTACCCCCTGTCGGTCGTTGGTTCGCGCAGGGCCACCCCCTACGGCCGCAATACGGCCAGGAGCTTATGCCGACAGCTGGCCGAAAGCGGCGCCAACATCGTCAGCGGCATGGCCCTGGGCATCGACACAGCCGCTCACGAGGGTGCACTCGAGGCGGGTGGCGTTACGGTCGCCGTCCTGGGTTCGGGGTTGAACCATATTTATCCCGCTCAAAACCGAGAATTGTTTCATCGGATCGCCGAGCATGGGGCAGTGGTGACCGAATTCTCCATGGACGCTATCCCGGACGCCCACCACTTTCCCATGCGCAACCGCATCATCAGCGGCATGTCGCTGGGCACGGTAGTGGTCGAAGCCGCCCGCCGGAGCGGCTCCCTGATCACCGCACGACTGGCCGCCGAGCAAGGTAGGGAGGTCTTCGCCGTACCGGGCAACATTCACTCGGCCATGGCACGAGGTACCCACGACCTGATCAAACAGGGCGCCAAACTCGTTGAAACAGCCAACGACATCATCGAGGAGATTGCGCCTCAATTGGCCGTCGGGCATGAACCGCAACAGACGCGGCAGCCGGTCGGCCTTTCTGAGTTGGAACATCGGGTCTTCGAAGCCATCGGGGTCGACCCCGTGCATATCGACGATCTGGCAAGGGACCTGGGGCAGGCCATGGCGCCGCTGACCAGCATCTTGTCTCAACTGGAACTCAAGGGATTGGTCTGCCAGGAACCTGGCAAACACTTTGTCCGCCACGCGGACTATTGCGATTCTTGA